The DNA region agtattttttattaattactttggattttttaatttacaaaacttaaaaattccaaaatatccTTATATTTTATGTGATTAACTACATTGAATAACGGTTAAAATTAAAGAGCTAAAATGATCGAAATGAAAGATAGAGGACTGAATTTAATTTTGAGCAAAGTTAGATTGTAacattaaggaaaaaaaaaaaaagtggagagaaTTGTACTAATAACAGAAAAGgaagattctaaaaaaaataacaataataataatgggaAAATGACTAGTGTACACAAGCAATTGCACGCAAAGTTGTGTGTAATAGTTTTTTAAACTGAAATTATAACTTGAATtaatgatttcaatttttttattttaaattacatataGATTTCTGTGTAACCAGACGTACGTAATAGCCATTGCTCATAATAATGTTATCCTAGCATTCTTGTTAgccatgcaaaaaaaaattttgtttattttagcataaaaacctcccttgtctattttacacaattatttttcaaaaattcctacatcaaattatctattttactttacactacattttattaaaatttttttttttatcaattttttattattctctcaaaccatgtttttttttttgtgtacatgagtaaaaaagtattaaaatatatatttacatgtgaatagtaattatatatatatatatatatatatatatttatatgggtACTATAATGACAATATAAATTAACTAAGGAAGTCAATATCGTATCAGaggttgtaccggtttggctagcggtacgatatatttctgATACCGGTCAATGCCGGTGTACCATTTCAGATTTACCgctattatacacacacacacacaatctctaaaactatatttataagcatataatatttcacttgtTTATCTCTAGCTCACATATCAacctattaattaataaaaatataaaactagtGAGCGAcaatagttgaaaatttgaaataaataatgtaattgaaatttgaaacttgtttcaaatttcaatttggtgTCAATACACACAAATAAGATTACAATAAccacacaaaacaaaatgtaATAAATGCCCTTATTGGAACGCATAGGTAATTTGTGCTTGACAGTACAGTCTAAGTAAttgactaaataaaaaataaaaagtaattgaaaGAGCAAAATAAGCAAAGAGATAAGAACCAAGGAGagtcctcaaaaaaaaaaaaaaaagaaccaagaaGAGTCACGTGGCTTTGTGAAAAGCACATAAAATAAGAGgctttttttatgcttttggaGGAGAAACCAAGAGAAAGAGGTAAGTACAGCTTATACGTTACAATAACAAAACATTCAAGCAGAgcaaacgaaaaagaaaaagtaaagaatGGATATCAACAAGCAGAGCAAACGAAGCAGGTAGAAAGCAGACAATGAAGGGAGCGAATCAATGGCTAAAAGAAGATCTAAGTGGCTaaaacgaagaagaagatgatgttgTTGCTGTAagtatagtattttttttaaaaaaacccaattatATTTGTACCGGTCCGGAACGAAAATACCGCCGAAAAGCTCCGAAATTCGTCGAAATAGCCGAAACAAACCGGTACACCCCGGTATTTTGGGCGGTACGATTCAGCCCTGTTTCTGTACCGATTTAGGCACTGGAACGAAATATTCCGACGGTATCGACCGGTACAGTACGAAATCGTCTTCCTTGAAATTAACACAAGTATACATGATCTAATAGGGttgatttttagaattagaTGCCCAAGATTTACCATTTATGCCTATTTATACATCTACTATAGTGAGTGGCATCTTTTGTTTTACACGTTTTACCATTCAAATATCTGCTTCATAAAGCAATGTAGTCCAACTACTCCAACCACTTTAGAAATTGCAGAGGATTGCTTTTCTGACTTTTGGTCTGTTTTAACCAAGACAACACACAATAATACAATAAAAGCAAGCATCAAAACATTCATCACTCCCATGAATTAGGAAGTTGGTTGGTCATTTAGGAATTCTGCATATGGATTCTCTTTTGTccatggaggaggaggaggagaagtcAGCCACAATAGTAGCTGTGGAAAAAATACTCTCCTACAGCTTCAAGGACAAGGCTCTTCTAGTAGAGGCACTCACACACCCCGCctactacaacaacaacaacaacaacaacggcGAGTCGTTTAGGTCGTACCAGCGGCTCGAGTTCGTAGGCGACGTGGTGCTGGGACTAGCCGTGAGCAAATACTTGTACCTGGAAAACCCTAGCGTCGGCCCAGGACAGCTCACAGACCTACGCTCCGCCAACGTCGGCAACGACAAACTCGCACGGGTCGCCGTCCGCCACGGCCTCCACCGCTACATCAGGCACAACAATAATTTGGGCGTCTCTCTTCTTGATGAGGTCTAACAAATGCATCtcacttttctttccttttttttcttttttcttcttttacagTTATTGGTTTACATTTACTTGTACCATTTGCATGAATAGTGTACATTATTCAAGCAAATGTACACAATGTTATACACACTTTTTCGGTCTATAACGAAAATCTTACAAATGGTAGGAAAATGTTATTGATAATCTGTTGTTTCCACTGTCTAGTAATAGGATCAATCTGCTCGATCACTTACCAAACTGAAAAGTAGTCTCAAGAGGGCTTTGGGGATATGACTCGATTACAGATCCTAGTTTTTGATCCATCCCCCATATATGCACCCTCCATCTGCAACCAAGTGAATTCACCAATAAATTCCTCCAAGTGAGATGTCTCCATGAATGCTGTATCTAGCTTTTAAAATTTGTGCTACCAAATTATTTGGTGTTGAGTAATCGCCAACACTGTTTAGCTAGCAATGCCAAATTCAAAGTATGAATATCCCGAAATCCCATGATCTTGCTCCATTTCACCCAATGAATGCaatttctcttcctcttgttGACCCCACCCAAAATTGCTACATAAAGAATTTATCTCTTCAAATACCTACTTTGGGAATTTATATATGCTCGTTAAATGGGTGGGCACCAACCACTTTGATTAAAATTTCTTTATCTATTAATTACttgttttttattctcttaGGGTTAATGCGTTTTGGTATATTCTTCTGAATTTATTGGTTTGCAATCGTCTACTACATTGCTTATATTGCAAGCATAACTTGTACAACAAACACCCTAGGgttagtctttttttctttaattatttgttcATTAGTTACGTTTTGTGTTATTCTTAATgttattatcttttcttttctttttttgtttgataatttggtatattattttaaatttattggtCGTGGTTTAATATTACAGTTTTTACTTAACAAGAGTGAAAGGCTATAGAgggagagtgagtgagagattTGGTCCAAGTTCAAGACCTACAAGTTGTAATTATTTTAGAGCAatgttagtgacaaatttatccACAACctttttcacaatttattaaGGTAGTAAGTTGTGATTAGAGCACCATTGTTTTCACATTGATCCATCAGTGATATCATTTTATTATACACCAATTACAATACACCACATCAACGATTGTTAATAATCTTTTGTCTTTAGATTTATTGTTcctattttattgaaaaaaaaaattctttttttcctaataataacaataataataataataaactaacACTCCACCTTTGTGGGAGAAGTGCACCTTGAGCTAGAGGTCATTGGttcaaaaaattgtgatttttgtccctaaaaattgcaaaagttcATCCTCACGCTATTTAAGTTGCATAGTGTTTATGACATGGCACATTGAAAGATTGAGGTATTGTGCAATAGATAGATGAGCAAAATGATGGAAGTACACAATCAATACTTTTTAAAGAGGTTAACCTTGTTGTACCCAAACtgttttacacaattttacacacTTCAAAAGTAACTAAAATTGTGACTTTAGTTACCTTTTGTAGTGAATTAAAGGCACCCCTTTTAGTTTGAGGAAGAACATTAcgaaattttattaaagaaattaGCCATAATAGGTTGAAAGTAAAGATTGGAGTTGTGGAGGAATATCCTCCATCCACACTAGGAAAGATCTAACATGCCTAGCATGTTTAGCTAAGTTGTGAGTAATAGAATTACCATGCCTACAAACTTGAGAAAATGAAGCACAGCTACTGGGTTCTGTGGTGGCTTTTGCCGAGGTAAGGATATGACCACAAGGGGAGAAAGAAACATCCGTGCTTATGAGGTCCTTAATCACAATCTCAGAATCGCCTTCAAGGATAAAAGGTGACGAGCCAAGTTCAAGAGCAAAAGAAATAGCTCTTGCCACTGCCAAAGCTTCAACAATATCTGAAGAATATGGGAGATGCACCAGTTCAAAGAGGAAGCAATGGCCTATCCCTACGAGTTGCGAATCACAATTCTCAGGCCAGCTTTTCCTATATCCTTGGAAGTTGCACTGTCAAAGTTTACCTTGAGTGTACCTGCTGGTGGGGGGCTCCATTGACCCAAGGATGAGCACAAGTTGAGGATTGAGGAGCTGAAACATGGTTCGCTCGGTGAAACTCCATGAGTGCTTGCTGGGCATTCTAAGCGACTTGTATGATATTATGCTTTTAAGAGTTTATAATCAGAGCTATGCTTGTTATACACCATGTGTGTAAATACATGCACTgtgttataatttgaaaatgCGACTTTACAATGTGTTTTACAGGATTTTCCATGATAATTAATTGTTATGGTGTTGATCCGTATATTTTGGACTTATCTTTGATTAATATTTGTTTAGAATTTGAACAAAGATCTACAGAAATGGTTTTGTGTTACTTCTATAGGTTCAAGAGTTTGCTGATGAAGTCAGTCAAGAAGGTGATATAGTTTTACATGGATCAATTAAAGCCCCAAAGGTTCTTGCTGACATTGTAGAGTCTTTGGCAGCAGCTATATATTTTGATCTCAATTTCGATCTGCAAAAATTATGGGTGGTGCGTATTTAACTTCTCTTTTCTTATTTGGCAAAAATGATTtgtcttttttcattttcttgttttggatgctctctctctctctctctctctctgtgttgaTATAGAATTCATCATTGATTGTTTTATGTTTGAAGATCTTTAGGGATCTCCTGAAACCTATTGTCACGCTTGAAGTCTTGCAACAACAACCCCATCCTACTGATACATTGTATAAACAGTGTGCAAAGCAAGGGAGGGAAGTTGCCATTAAGTCCTGGAGGGATGGGGCAAAGAATATTGCTAGTGTATATGTCGATGGTGTGTTTGTTGCCTCAGGTTCTTCTAATCAATTAATGGAAATTGCAAAGCTTAATGCAGCAAAGCAAGCATTGCTCGAGTTAGCGAAATCGCCCACTAACATTGGGAggttagatttttcttttgggcTCAACAAGTCATTAGAGATTGAAGGAGCAAAGAAAAAGTTGCAAGAGTTTTGTCAGAAGAAAAGGTGGGCTATACCTAGTTACAGGTATGAACTTCTTTATCATAAGTCgtgaagaattatatatattatacacattCTCACACAAACACACTGCACATAGAAATCATGACTTTAAGTCACGATTTCTATGTAGTTTGAGTATGTGTAATAAACAACATCCTTTTTCAAATTCTCACTTTCTTATCTATCTGGTAAGATATTGAATTGAAATGTACATTTGCTATAACTGGCAGCATTGTGAAGGAGGAGGGTCCACCACACGCAAAGAAATATGTATACTTGGTTCAAATAGAAACTGAAGATGGTGGTTTGTGTATGGAGGGAGAAGAAAAGTCAAAAGTAAAGGAAGCAAAAAATTCTGCAGCTTCATGTATTATTCGTGCCTTATTTGAGCCCAAATCGacataatacaataaaatattaaagtagAAGCCTCACCTAAACTTCTACCATATGTCATGATTGTCGAACTTATAAAGATTGATACGTGTTGTATTTATTCAGATGATTTGGACAAACAAAACCACATGGAGCACAGTAATTTGCCCATGTCAATTTTATCTATTACATGTCTATCAGGTGTCAATAATAAATGGATATTTATAAATTCCTAAATAAATATGTGCTTAAAATTGTGGCGGTTTTCATCTTTGGTTCAGCTTTTATGTTGTTTTTGCACAAATGATTCCATTTGTCTAGCATTGGTTTCTAAACTTCTTTGTGGATGAAAATATATTGCTTTGATGCTCACTGCTACTTTCCCTTCTAATCGGTAATATTTGAGAATTTGCTATGTTTCTTAGTAGTATGCAAGTCAGGAAATTTAAGAGTTGGGACTGCAAGTGGAAATGCCCTCCTAAAGAGCCCATTCAATAGTAAATAACATGTAATTTATCCACCATTTTCTAAATAAACTCTCCCAAATAAACACTCCATCTCAAATCTTTTCTGCCTTCTCAACCCTCAAGATGCTAACAAATTTGATACATACCcttaccaccaaaaaaatagaGGCTAACCCCTTTCTCCTACACCCAGTAGGTGCACACCTATTGAATTTTTAGTGAAAATTAGCACCATTCATAGGTGATTTGTATTTAACAAAAATGATATAACATTTGAACATGTGatctattacaaaataaattgaaacaGTAGTAATTTATCAAAGTTTTAATGGATCCATTGCTTGAAAGTTGAATCATGCTTGCTTTGGAACTAAAAGTTCAagatttgatttcttttatctCAGAAAAAGTGCTGCAAAATAGATATTGAGTAACGAACATTATTAGAACTAGCCGCGAACCAGTGCATTATgtgtgataattatttttatggtggttttattaaaaaaaaaattacgattTAGACTAATTTAATAAGGAGTAatgtatttcataatcatatttttatttataataggaacaatcataaatgtaatataggaacaatcataaatcataaatataaattttgtcgtactaaaatgaaaataatccaatttttctcagaaattcaaaaggcaagttaacgaaaatatttatttttcaataaaagttatttataacattttgtgaatcattaaaaaatatataaaatttggaaattattcttttagttttaaacaaactttctcaaaccttattttttctacctacaatccaaaacactgaaaaacataactgaaaaaattaatcaaatttaacaatgattaattggaccaattaggaaaacaatttggttttgataatctattaagggttttttttttttttccagaaattgtaatttcgtccacccaaaacatattatcaaataaacaattatttgcaaaatctaagaattaaatttcaatatatgcattgctataaaataataataataattaaaattaaattacaaaagctaaaattt from Castanea sativa cultivar Marrone di Chiusa Pesio chromosome 6, ASM4071231v1 includes:
- the LOC142638158 gene encoding ribonuclease 3-like protein 2, whose product is MDSLLSMEEEEEKSATIVAVEKILSYSFKDKALLVEALTHPAYYNNNNNNNGESFRSYQRLEFVGDVVLGLAVSKYLYLENPSVGPGQLTDLRSANVGNDKLARVAVRHGLHRYIRHNNNLGVSLLDEVQEFADEVSQEGDIVLHGSIKAPKVLADIVESLAAAIYFDLNFDLQKLWVIFRDLLKPIVTLEVLQQQPHPTDTLYKQCAKQGREVAIKSWRDGAKNIASVYVDGVFVASGSSNQLMEIAKLNAAKQALLELAKSPTNIGRLDFSFGLNKSLEIEGAKKKLQEFCQKKRWAIPSYSIVKEEGPPHAKKYVYLVQIETEDGGLCMEGEEKSKVKEAKNSAASCIIRALFEPKST